DNA from Pseudomonas putida:
CTGCATGGAGGGCATTGCCCCAGGTTGCTATCGTTTGAGCGATGTGGCACCGGACCACTTCAAGCGCAGCGAGTACTACCTGTCGTTCTACCAGCACGCGCACCTTGAGGATGAACTCAACTACATCGTGCCGCTCGATGCGCAGCTCACCATCGCCGTGGCCCTGGGCAGCACCCGACGCCTGACGGCAGCGCAGGTTGCCGACCTCAAGCGCATCGCCCCCTGGGTGGTGGCGGTGGTGCGCCGGCACTGGGGGCAGCTGGATGCCGACACCCTGGGCGGACGCTTCGAAAGCGCCCTGGGTCGGCAGATCAACGCCGCCTTGAACAACTTCGGCTCTTCGCTCTTGACCGAGCGCGAGTGTCGGGTCGCCCAGTACCTGCTGCGTGGCCACTCGACCCGCTCCTTGTCCGAGCGCCTAGGCATCAGCGAAGACACGGTCAAGACCCATCGCAAGAACCTCTACACCAAGCTCGACATCGCCAAGCAGTCCGAGCTGTTCTCCTTGTTCATCGATTCGCTGGCCCAGGCCCAGGAAGGCTTGAGCAAGGACCCGCTGGAAAGCTACCTGCGAAGGCGCTGAACGGCCCACCGCGTCACCCACCTACAACCATAACCAGCGCCCGCCCAGGCGGTCGCAAGGGAGTCCTGCGTGCATACATTGAGCGATTGGCAGCAGCGCGCTGCACAACAAAGCTTCATCGATACCGCGTTGATCGAAGGCCGCCGCGTGGCTGCCTGCTCCGGCGAGACCTTCGACGCCATCAACCCGGCCAACAACCAGGTATTGGCCAAGGTTGCCGCTTGTGGCGAGCTCGAGGTCGACCAGGCGGTGCGTTCTGCCCGTCGCGCCTTCGAGCAAGGCCCCTGGGCACGCATGGCGCCCACCGCCCGCAAGCGCGTGCTGCTGCGCCTGGCCGAGCTGATGCTGGCCCACCGCGAGGAGCTGGCCCTGCTCGATTCGCTGAACATGGGCAAGCCGGTCATGGATGCCTACACCATCGATGTGCCGGGCGCGGCCCACGTCTTTGCCTGGTATGGCGAGGCCCTGGACAAACTCTACGACCAGGTGGCGCCGACCGCCGGTAACGCGTTGGCCACCGTCACCCGTGAAGCCCTCGGTGTGGTCGGGGCGGTGGTGCCGTGGAACTTCCCCCTGGACATGGCCGCCTGGAAAGTCGCGCCGGCCTTGGCGGCCGGCAACAGCGTGGTACTAAAGCCCGCCGAGCAGTCGCCGTTCTCTGCCTTGCGCCTGGCCGAGCTCGCCCTGGAGGCGGGGTTGCCGGAAGGGGTGCTCAACGTGGTCACAGGCCTTGGCGAACAGGCCGGGCGAGCCCTGGGCCTGCACCCGGACGTGGATTGCCTGGTATTCACCGGCTCCACCCAGGTAGGCAAGTACTTCATGCAGTACTCGGCGCAATCGAACCTCAAGCAGGTCTGGCTCGAATGCGGCGGCAAGAGCCCGAACCTGGTGTTCGACGACTGCTGCGACCTGGACCTGGCGGCGGAGAAGGCTGCCTTTGGCATTTTCTTCAACCAAGGTGAAGTCTGCTCGGCCAACTCGCGCCTCTATGTGCAGCGCTCGATCCATGACGAGTTCGTCGAACGCCTGCTCGCCAAGGCCCGTGACTGGATGCCGGGCGACCCGCTGAACCCGGCCAGCCGCGCCGGGGCCATCGTCGATGCCGCGCAGAGCGCGCGCATCAGCGCGGCCATCGACCAGGCCAAGGCCGACGGCGCACGCCTGCTGTGCGGTGGCCAGCGCCTGCGCTTCAATGGCTCGGACAACTTCATCGCACCGACGATATTCACC
Protein-coding regions in this window:
- a CDS encoding helix-turn-helix transcriptional regulator, with product MSKDQLKSPDWYEQMARVIEAIGTPGFVEALFGALNCLAQCQAITVFLYPRKGLPSALFEKDEEGPWLPEGNVQKYLEGYYLLCPFYRACMEGIAPGCYRLSDVAPDHFKRSEYYLSFYQHAHLEDELNYIVPLDAQLTIAVALGSTRRLTAAQVADLKRIAPWVVAVVRRHWGQLDADTLGGRFESALGRQINAALNNFGSSLLTERECRVAQYLLRGHSTRSLSERLGISEDTVKTHRKNLYTKLDIAKQSELFSLFIDSLAQAQEGLSKDPLESYLRRR
- a CDS encoding aldehyde dehydrogenase — translated: MHTLSDWQQRAAQQSFIDTALIEGRRVAACSGETFDAINPANNQVLAKVAACGELEVDQAVRSARRAFEQGPWARMAPTARKRVLLRLAELMLAHREELALLDSLNMGKPVMDAYTIDVPGAAHVFAWYGEALDKLYDQVAPTAGNALATVTREALGVVGAVVPWNFPLDMAAWKVAPALAAGNSVVLKPAEQSPFSALRLAELALEAGLPEGVLNVVTGLGEQAGRALGLHPDVDCLVFTGSTQVGKYFMQYSAQSNLKQVWLECGGKSPNLVFDDCCDLDLAAEKAAFGIFFNQGEVCSANSRLYVQRSIHDEFVERLLAKARDWMPGDPLNPASRAGAIVDAAQSARISAAIDQAKADGARLLCGGQRLRFNGSDNFIAPTIFTGVGADMALAREEVFGPVLAVSTFEDEEQALRLANDSIYGLAASVWSDDLNRAHRVARRLKAGTVSVNTVDALDVVVPFGGGRQSGFGRDLSLHSFDKYTQLKTTWFQLR